The following is a genomic window from Shewanella avicenniae.
TTGAAGATTTGGGCGTTGTGGTTGCTAAACCAACCAAAAAACGCGCACCACGTCCAGCTAAGTACCAAATTGAAGTTGATGGTGAAATGGTAACTTGGACTGGCCAAGGTCGTATGCCAACCGTATTTAAGAATGAAGTTGATAACGGTCGTTCAATGGACGACTTCCTTATCTAAGAAATGCTATTTCATAAATTAAAAAGCCCCGATATTCGGGGCTTTTTTGTGCAATTAATTTGAAACAACCACTTTCAATTTAATTACATTAGTTGCATAGATTTTACATTTTCGCTCATGTACCTTGTAAACTGCGGCAAACTAAAACTAACAAGGGTCTGAGCATCAATGAAAATACTCCTCCCCATCGGCTTACTGCCCCTAGTAAGCATGGGTGCCTTTGCTGGCGATGGCCAGCAAAGCGATAACACCCCGAGCCTCACTGCGCTCACACATGCCACCTTAGTGCTGTCTCCAGGCCAGCAACTAAACGATGCAACACTGGTGATTGAAAAAAATCGCATCAAAGCGATATTGCCAAATAACGATGTGCCTGCCGGCGCTTACGTTATTAATCTTAAAGGTTATACCGTATACCCAGGTTTTATTGACCCTTATAGCGACTACGCCATTGAATATAAGCCAACAACTGAAAAATATGAGCCGCCCGTCTATGAAATAAAACGGATCGGCGGTAATGCCGCTAATGGTGCTATTCATGCTGAAAAAGATTGGTTCAGTTATGTGTATCCCGATAACAAAGCGGCAGCAAAATGGTTAAATAATGGTTTCACTAGCGTACAAAGTGCCTATATGGACGGCATATTTCGCGGCACAGGAGTGAGCTTATCTTTAGCAGATAAAACCGCTAACCAAGTGATCTATAAAGCACGCACGCAACAATTTATCTCGTTTGATAAAGGTAGCTCGCCACAAGATTATCCCAGCTCATTGATGGGTAGTATCGCGCTAATACGTCAGACATTTAGTGATGCTCGTTGGTATAACGAAAATATGGCAAAAGCCAAAGAGTATCCAGAAATGCAAGCGCCCGAGTTTAATATCGCATTAGAAAAACTTGGGTCATTAAAAAACACTGGCGCAATATTTGAAACTACCGACCTTAATAATCAATTACGTGCTGCGAAACTGTTAAAAACAGAAAAATTACCTATTCACTTATTAGGTAATGGTCAAGAGTATGCGCGGGTTGATGAATTGCGACAATACAACCCACAAATCATTCTGCCGTTAAATTATCCAGCAGCACCTGATGTCACCGATGAAGAAAAAGCCAATAACACAACCCTTTCCGAATTACGCCATTGGGAACGCGCACCAAGCAATGCGGCAGTTTTGGCAAAAAATAAAATCCCGTTTGCATTTACCCAACACGGGATTGATGCCAGCGCCTTTTGGCCGCGGCTGAAATCAGCGGTCAGCGCTGGCTTATCAGAGCAACAAGCATTAGCCGCACTAACCACGGAAGCCGCCAACGTGGCAGGCATCGACGATATTGCCGGTAAGATTGCCCCCGGCTATATGGCAGATTTGGTCGTCGCTAAAGGTAATTTATTTACCGATGGCAGCATCGTCAGCGTTTGGACCCAAGGTGAGCAGCACAAACTGGTGCCAGATAGCGCCCAATGGGCCGGCGAATATGTGCTGAATCTTGGCACACTGGAATTAACGCTCAATCTCGACGTACCGCAATCAGCAACAGGCAAAGCATCAGGTACCTTGTCTGCCGGTGATGCCGAATTAAAGGTCTCTCATTTAACCATTACTGAAGATAAAGTGACTTTCAGTGCTGAATTAACGGCAGCAGGCATCAGCGGGATTAGCCGTTTCAGCCTATGGCGCGATCAGCAAGGCCTGCAAGGGCGCCACATTGGTGCCGATGGCAGTATTGAGCCGATTAACGGCAAGCCGTTGCTGACTGAAGCTGCTGAAACAACCGCTGCCAAGAAAACAGAGTCTGCAGCACCAACTTACCTGTCAAAACAGGTATATCCGGTGCAAGCCTTTGGCGTTGCGTCTTTGCCCCAAGCAGAAAACCTGCTAATTAAAAATGCCACAGTGTGGACGTCAACCGATGCAGGCGTGTTGGCCAATACCGATGTACTGGTCAGTGACGGCAAAATCAAGCAGATTGGCCAGAACCTCTCGGCGCCAGCGAACTATCAGACTATCGATGCCAGCGGCTTACACCTCAGCGCCGGTATTATTGATGAGCATTCACATATCGCCATTAATGGCGGTGTCAACGAAGGTACCGATGCAGTTACCGCAGAAGTGCGCATCGGCGACGTACTTGACCCAGATGCGGTGGCGATCTATCGCTCGCTCGCCGGTGGCGTAACCACGGCAAACTTACTCCATGGCAGTGCCAACCCCATCGGTGGTCAAGCGCAAGTCATCCAACTGCGTTGGGGCGAAACCGCTGAAGGACTGAAATTCAAGCAAGCCAAGCCAGGGATCAAGTTTGCTCTGGGCGAAAACGTAAAACAAAGTAACTGGGGCGAACGTTTTAGCAAACGGTTTCCACAAACCCGCATGGGCGTAAAAGCGCTGTTTACTGATGCGTTTAATGCTGCCAAAGAGTATCAAGAACAACGCGAAGACTATGCCGAACTGCGTTCACGCGAAAAACGTCGAACCCTCGAGCCACGCCCCAATCTACGGCTCGACACAGTAGCTGAAGTGTTAGATAGCGCACGTGACGTGCATATTCACTCGTATGTACAGTCTGAAATTTTAATGTTCTTACGCCTTGCAGAGCAGTTTGATTTCCGCGTCAAAACCTTCACCCACGTACTCGAAGGCTATAAAGTCGCGCCTGAGTTGGCGGCACACGGAGCTGGCGGTTCAACCTTTGCGGATTGGTGGGCATACAAGTTCGAGGTTTACGATGCTATACCGCAAAACGCCTGTTTGATGGCGCGCAAAGGCGTGGTGACCTCCATCAACTCAGATGACTATGAAATGCAACGTCGTCTTAACCAAGAAGCGGCTAAGTCAGTGATGTATTGCGATATGCAACCCGAAGAAGCATGGAAAATGGTCACCATTAACCCCGCGAAACAACTGGGCGTAGATAACATCACCGGCTCAGTTGAAACAGGTAAACAAGCGGACCTAGTGCTGTGGGATCACAACCCATTGTCAGCCTATGCCAAAACCAAGGCGGTTTGGATTGCCGGCAAGCGCTACTTTGACCGTGAGCAAAATACGCAATTAACACAAGATATTGCAGTTGAGAAAGCCGCGCTAATCCAAAAAGTACTCAGCAGTGATGCCCAGCGCAAACAGGGGGAGAAAGCGACCAAGCTCCCTGAACCTATTTGGGAATGCGACACCGAATATCATGCCTGGGACAGTCATAAGGAGGCCTTATAATGCGCAACTCACTGTTAACCGCCGCATTACTGCTCGGAGCAAGCAGTTGGGCAGCCACTGCCCATGACATGATCCCAGCTGCGCAGCAAACTCAGTCTATTTTATTGAAGAATGGCACTCTGCATACCGTGGCTAACGGGGTGCAAGCCAATACCGATCTGTTACTGCAAGCCGGCAAGATCACCGCCATTGGCAAAAATCTCCGCGCCGAAGGTGCTGAAGTGATCGATGTCAGCGGCAAACACCTGTATCCAGGGTTATTAGCGCTCGACACCACGCTAGGTTTGGTCGAGATATCTGCGGTGCGCTCCACCAATGATGATGAGGATGTCGGCACAGATAACCCGCAATTGCAGGCTGCTGCGGCATATAATCCCGATTCTGAGCTAATCCCCACAGTGCGCGCCAACGGCATCGCTTACGCACAAATTGTGCCGCGCGGCGATGGCTTAGCCGGGCAATCGGCGCTGGTGAATCTCGACAGCTGGACGATTGAAGACGCTGAACATCAGGCAGCGGTGCAAATTCATCTCAACTGGCCAACGATGCGCCGTTGGGGCGTAGACTCCGATGAGCAAAAAGCGAAGGCCAAAGCCGCTTACGAGCAAAAGATTGCCGACATCGACCAACACTTTGAATCCGCTTATCGTTATGCCCTCGCCGCGAAAGCGCAGCAGATCAAAACGCCGGATGAGCGTTGGCAAGCCATGCTGCCACTGTTTGATGGTAGCGGTAAGTTATTTGTTCATGCCGATAAGCAGCAAACCATCGAAGATGCAGCGGCACTGTGCAAAAAGTACGGTTTCAAGCTGGTGATTGTGGGTGGCTATGATGCGTGGCGCTCGGCGGATATTCTCAACGAAATGCAAGCCAGTGTGGTGTACACCCACATGTTGGATCTGCCTGAACGGGCCGATGAACCGATCGGCCAAGCGTTTAAAATCCCTGCGCTACTGAAAGCAGCGGGCATTCCATTTGCTATCGGCTTTAGTGATAACTGGGACAGCCGCAACTTGCCATTAGCCGCGGCACAAACTGTAGCCTGGGGGCTTAATCAAGACGAAGCCTTGCGAGCCATCACCCTAGATGCAGCTCAGATCGCCGGTGCCAACAACATTGGCGCATTAGCTGTTGGCTATGACGCAACGATTGCGGTCAGTAGCGGCGACATTCTTGACCCCGCATTTGGCAAAGTCGAAGCACTTTATATCGATGGACGCAAAGTTGATTTGAACAATCGCCACCGTCAGCTTTATCATAAATACCTTACTCGTTAGAGTACCAAGGCTTATTCGCTCCCCACTTTAGGTGGGGAGCATTTCATCGGTACTCATTGTTATAGAGGCCGGAAGCCATGAAAATTCTATTTCCTATCGCATCGCTGTTGCTGCTGAGTGCCTGTGGCAGTAACTATGTGTTCAAATCAAACCTCGATCCTGCGGCAATTAACGACTACTTCAAACCCTCGCAAGTACAGCTGTTTGAAAACAGTGTACCCAGCAGCCCCTACGTGGTGCTCGGCATGGTTGAAGGTAATGATTGCCAAATTGAGCAGAATGCTGCCCCTGCCAGTTTTGCCAATGCCCGTACGGATGCACGTCGTAAAGCGGCCGATATGAACGCTAACGGCATTCTTATCAAAAACTGTGCAGAGATCCCTGAGCCGGCCGAAGGCTGTTTCAGCCGCACACTATGTGTTGGCCAAGCCATTAAAATCAAAACAGAATAGTTAGATCGGTGATTTGATTGACCTTAGAACATTTTGAAAATCGCATTGAAGCGGTGGCATTTTGCCGCACCCCTTATAAACAAAAGTTTGGCATTCCGCGCCAACCGGGCTTGGTCGATTTTATTCGCGGCTATGTGGAGTTAGTGCCGCCGTACAACCACATAGATGCCGTGCGTGGCTTAGAGCAGTACAGTCATTTGTGGTTGCTGTTTTCGTTCCATGAAAATCTGGCTCAAGGCTGGAAAACCACCGTGCGACCTCCCCGTTTGGGCGGTAATGAAAAGCTCGGCGTGTTTGCCACCCGCTCCACCTTTCGCCCCAACGGCATTGGTCAATCTGTGGTGAAACTGCACGGCATTCGGCAGCACAAAGGCAAAGTACAGCTGGAAATTTCCGGGATGGATCTGCTTGATGGCACGCCGATTGTGGATATCAAACCCTATATTCCATTTTCTGATTCAATTACAGGTGCGCACGCCGGTATTGCCCAAGAGCCACCGGTGGAAGTAGCGGTCAGCTTTGCTGCCCTTGCCCAGCAAAAGCTGACCATACTGGACAATCAATATCCCCATCTGGCCGAGTTAATCAGTGCAGTGTTAGCGCAAGACCCGCGCCCGGCATACAAAAAAGCCAAAGATGACCCGAAGCGCTACCAAGTGGCGCTGTATGATTTAGATATCTTCTGGTATGCCCGCGAACATGGCATTGAAGTGGTTGATATTGTTGATGCGCCAAAGCTGAGAAAAGTGGCCTCCAGTAATAGTGCCGAAGCTACTGATGAGCAAAGCGATGACCCAAGCAAAGCCCCCCAAATTGACTGAATTCAGCCCAACGCCTGACGACTACATTGCCCAACATAAAAAGCGCCTCAGCTGGATGCCGTGGCTATGGTATCGGCTAAAGCCGAAACATCTCGTCTGGGCGGAGCCGTGGCAGCAGCAAATTCAGGCGCAGTTACAACAGTTAGAAACCATCAGCATCGGTAACAACTGCTTTATCGCGCCGGAAGCGCAGCTGTTTGGCGAGCCTAATCGCGGCATCAGCATCGGAAATAAATGTATAATTGCCGCCGATTGTTTTTTGCATGGGCCTATCAGCATAGGCAACGAAGTCAGCATCAATCATGGCTGCTCGCTCGATGGCGGTGGCAAAGGCTTAATCATTGGCGATCAAACCCGTATTGCCAATAACGTGACCATCTATGCCTTTAACCATGGCATGGCGCCGGATATGCCGATTTATCAGCAAAGTAGCCAATCAAAAGGCGTGGTGATTGGCCGTGATGTGTGGATTGGTGCGCAGGTGGGCATTGTCGATGGCGTGACCATTGGCGATTACGCTGTGATTGGTATGGGGGCTGTGGTCACCAAAGATGTGCCCGCCTACGCAATTGTGGCCGGTAACCCTGCCAAAGTGATTGGCGATCGGCGCGATAAACCCGCTACCAAAGCCTGAACCCTGCCGTTAACTAAAATCTTCGCGAAAAATAGCACAACTTGGCGCGCTTGCTGGGGTGACAAGCTCGAAGCAGGTGATAAAATGTCGCCCATCAAAATTACATGGGACCTTAGGTAAATGCGAATTAGCCAATACCTGCTATCAACACAGAAAGAAACCCCTGCCAACGCAGAAGTTATCAGTCATCAACTTATGCTGCGCGCCGGTATGATCCGTCGTAACGCTGCTGGTCTTTACAGCTGGTTGCCGACCGGCTTGCGTGTACTGCGCAAAGTAGAAGCCATTGTCCGCGACGAAATGGAAAAAGCGGGCGCGATTGAAATTCTTATGCCGATGGTACAACCGGGTGATTTGTGGGTTGAATCAGGCCGTTGGGATAAATTTGGTCCAGAACTGCTGCGTTTTGTTGACCGCAACAACCGTGACTTTGTACTTGGCCCAACCCATGAAGAAGTGATCACTGACTTAGTCCGTAAAGAGATCAGCTCTTACAAGCAGTTACCATTGACCCTGTACCAAATCCAAACCAAATTCCGTGATGAAGTACGCCCACGTTTTGGTGTTATGCGCGCCCGTGAATTCCTGATGAAAGATGGCTACTCATTCCATCTGGACAAGGAAACACTAGATGCCACTTATCAAGCGATGTACCAAGCGTATTCCAATATTCTGAGCCGTCTTGGTTTGGAATTCCGCCCAGTATTGGCCGATACCGGCTCAATCGGCGGTAGCATGTCACACGAATTCCACGTATTAGCACAAAGCGGTGAAGACTTGCTGGCTTACTCAACTGGCAGCGATTATGCCGCTAACATCGAGAAAGCTGAAGCGCCACTGCCAACTACTGAACGTGCAACGCCAACCCAAGAGATGAGCTTAGTGGACACGCCAAACGCAAAAACCATCGAAGAGTTGGTTGAACAGTTCGGTCTGGCGATTGAAAAAACCGTTAAAACTCTGATTGTACTTGGCGATACTGAAGAAGCGCCATTAGTGGCACTGTTGGTACGTGGCGATCACGAACTGAACGAAACTAAAGCAGACAAAATTCCAGGTGTGTTATCACCGCTGGAATTTGCTACTGAAGAAGAAATCCGCGCAGCCATCGGCGCTGGCCCTGGTTCATTAGGCCCAGTGGGCTTGAACATGCCGGTGTATATCGACCATGCAGTTGCCGTAATGAGCGACTTCGGCGCGGGTGCTAACCAAGATGGTAAACACTATTTCGGCATCAACTGGGATCGCGATGTTGCCGCGCCACAAGCATACGATATCCGTAACGTGATTGAAGGCGAACCAACGCCAGATGGTAAAGGCACTTACGCTTTCGCTCGCGGTATTGAAGTCGGCCATATCTTCCAACTGGGCACCCGCTATTCACAAGCGATGAACGCCACAGTATTGGATGAAAACGGTAAAGCGCAAACTCTGCAAATGGGTTGTTATGGCGTGGGCGTCAGCCGTATC
Proteins encoded in this region:
- a CDS encoding amidohydrolase family protein, whose product is MKILLPIGLLPLVSMGAFAGDGQQSDNTPSLTALTHATLVLSPGQQLNDATLVIEKNRIKAILPNNDVPAGAYVINLKGYTVYPGFIDPYSDYAIEYKPTTEKYEPPVYEIKRIGGNAANGAIHAEKDWFSYVYPDNKAAAKWLNNGFTSVQSAYMDGIFRGTGVSLSLADKTANQVIYKARTQQFISFDKGSSPQDYPSSLMGSIALIRQTFSDARWYNENMAKAKEYPEMQAPEFNIALEKLGSLKNTGAIFETTDLNNQLRAAKLLKTEKLPIHLLGNGQEYARVDELRQYNPQIILPLNYPAAPDVTDEEKANNTTLSELRHWERAPSNAAVLAKNKIPFAFTQHGIDASAFWPRLKSAVSAGLSEQQALAALTTEAANVAGIDDIAGKIAPGYMADLVVAKGNLFTDGSIVSVWTQGEQHKLVPDSAQWAGEYVLNLGTLELTLNLDVPQSATGKASGTLSAGDAELKVSHLTITEDKVTFSAELTAAGISGISRFSLWRDQQGLQGRHIGADGSIEPINGKPLLTEAAETTAAKKTESAAPTYLSKQVYPVQAFGVASLPQAENLLIKNATVWTSTDAGVLANTDVLVSDGKIKQIGQNLSAPANYQTIDASGLHLSAGIIDEHSHIAINGGVNEGTDAVTAEVRIGDVLDPDAVAIYRSLAGGVTTANLLHGSANPIGGQAQVIQLRWGETAEGLKFKQAKPGIKFALGENVKQSNWGERFSKRFPQTRMGVKALFTDAFNAAKEYQEQREDYAELRSREKRRTLEPRPNLRLDTVAEVLDSARDVHIHSYVQSEILMFLRLAEQFDFRVKTFTHVLEGYKVAPELAAHGAGGSTFADWWAYKFEVYDAIPQNACLMARKGVVTSINSDDYEMQRRLNQEAAKSVMYCDMQPEEAWKMVTINPAKQLGVDNITGSVETGKQADLVLWDHNPLSAYAKTKAVWIAGKRYFDREQNTQLTQDIAVEKAALIQKVLSSDAQRKQGEKATKLPEPIWECDTEYHAWDSHKEAL
- a CDS encoding amidohydrolase family protein, whose protein sequence is MRNSLLTAALLLGASSWAATAHDMIPAAQQTQSILLKNGTLHTVANGVQANTDLLLQAGKITAIGKNLRAEGAEVIDVSGKHLYPGLLALDTTLGLVEISAVRSTNDDEDVGTDNPQLQAAAAYNPDSELIPTVRANGIAYAQIVPRGDGLAGQSALVNLDSWTIEDAEHQAAVQIHLNWPTMRRWGVDSDEQKAKAKAAYEQKIADIDQHFESAYRYALAAKAQQIKTPDERWQAMLPLFDGSGKLFVHADKQQTIEDAAALCKKYGFKLVIVGGYDAWRSADILNEMQASVVYTHMLDLPERADEPIGQAFKIPALLKAAGIPFAIGFSDNWDSRNLPLAAAQTVAWGLNQDEALRAITLDAAQIAGANNIGALAVGYDATIAVSSGDILDPAFGKVEALYIDGRKVDLNNRHRQLYHKYLTR
- the rcsF gene encoding Rcs stress response system protein RcsF produces the protein MKILFPIASLLLLSACGSNYVFKSNLDPAAINDYFKPSQVQLFENSVPSSPYVVLGMVEGNDCQIEQNAAPASFANARTDARRKAADMNANGILIKNCAEIPEPAEGCFSRTLCVGQAIKIKTE
- the tsaA gene encoding tRNA (N6-threonylcarbamoyladenosine(37)-N6)-methyltransferase TrmO — protein: MTLEHFENRIEAVAFCRTPYKQKFGIPRQPGLVDFIRGYVELVPPYNHIDAVRGLEQYSHLWLLFSFHENLAQGWKTTVRPPRLGGNEKLGVFATRSTFRPNGIGQSVVKLHGIRQHKGKVQLEISGMDLLDGTPIVDIKPYIPFSDSITGAHAGIAQEPPVEVAVSFAALAQQKLTILDNQYPHLAELISAVLAQDPRPAYKKAKDDPKRYQVALYDLDIFWYAREHGIEVVDIVDAPKLRKVASSNSAEATDEQSDDPSKAPQID
- a CDS encoding acyltransferase, which encodes MTQAKPPKLTEFSPTPDDYIAQHKKRLSWMPWLWYRLKPKHLVWAEPWQQQIQAQLQQLETISIGNNCFIAPEAQLFGEPNRGISIGNKCIIAADCFLHGPISIGNEVSINHGCSLDGGGKGLIIGDQTRIANNVTIYAFNHGMAPDMPIYQQSSQSKGVVIGRDVWIGAQVGIVDGVTIGDYAVIGMGAVVTKDVPAYAIVAGNPAKVIGDRRDKPATKA
- a CDS encoding proline--tRNA ligase encodes the protein MRISQYLLSTQKETPANAEVISHQLMLRAGMIRRNAAGLYSWLPTGLRVLRKVEAIVRDEMEKAGAIEILMPMVQPGDLWVESGRWDKFGPELLRFVDRNNRDFVLGPTHEEVITDLVRKEISSYKQLPLTLYQIQTKFRDEVRPRFGVMRAREFLMKDGYSFHLDKETLDATYQAMYQAYSNILSRLGLEFRPVLADTGSIGGSMSHEFHVLAQSGEDLLAYSTGSDYAANIEKAEAPLPTTERATPTQEMSLVDTPNAKTIEELVEQFGLAIEKTVKTLIVLGDTEEAPLVALLVRGDHELNETKADKIPGVLSPLEFATEEEIRAAIGAGPGSLGPVGLNMPVYIDHAVAVMSDFGAGANQDGKHYFGINWDRDVAAPQAYDIRNVIEGEPTPDGKGTYAFARGIEVGHIFQLGTRYSQAMNATVLDENGKAQTLQMGCYGVGVSRIVAAAIEQNHDDRGIIWPDAIAPFKVGILPMNMHKSHRVTDIAEKLYKDLNDAGIEVMFDDRKERPGVMFADMELVGIPHTIVIGDRNIDSGVFEYKNRRTGEKQDIPMDQIVEFIKNAVC